One genomic segment of Luteimonas galliterrae includes these proteins:
- a CDS encoding FKBP-type peptidyl-prolyl cis-trans isomerase: MKDWMRGAAAAALAAVAFGAAAQQAQAPLVTERDKVSYTIGMDVGRSIAPAAPDMDMAAFERAVRHTFDGGQPLLTEAEIKPLADALMKRIASRSPAPNAPKPSGPPPAISREKVGLLVGSDVGRSLTPIKDEIDVAVLTRGLRAATGDGKPLLTDAEAAVVRDAFTQRIQAKMQAQAATLGAKNEADGAAFLAKNKTVKGVFTTPSGLQYMVLRQGSGVRPKPSDRVRVNYHGTLLDGTVFDSSYDRGQPAEFGLNQVIAGWTEGVTLMPTGAKYRFWIPGNLAYGAKGSPPKIGPNSTLIFDVELMAILPAGH, translated from the coding sequence ATGAAAGATTGGATGCGCGGCGCGGCCGCGGCGGCATTGGCTGCGGTCGCATTCGGCGCGGCCGCCCAGCAGGCGCAAGCGCCGCTGGTCACCGAACGCGACAAGGTCAGTTACACGATCGGCATGGACGTCGGCCGTTCGATCGCGCCAGCCGCGCCCGATATGGACATGGCGGCTTTCGAACGTGCCGTGCGCCATACCTTCGACGGCGGCCAGCCGCTGTTGACCGAAGCCGAGATCAAGCCGCTGGCCGACGCGCTGATGAAGCGCATCGCCTCGCGCAGCCCGGCGCCCAATGCGCCCAAGCCCAGCGGCCCGCCGCCTGCGATCTCGCGCGAAAAGGTCGGTCTGCTGGTGGGTAGCGACGTGGGCCGGTCGCTGACGCCGATCAAGGACGAGATCGACGTGGCCGTGCTGACGCGCGGCCTGCGCGCTGCGACCGGCGACGGCAAGCCTTTGCTGACCGACGCCGAAGCCGCGGTGGTGCGCGATGCCTTCACCCAGCGCATCCAGGCCAAGATGCAGGCCCAGGCCGCCACGCTGGGCGCCAAGAACGAAGCCGACGGCGCCGCCTTCCTGGCCAAGAACAAGACGGTCAAGGGCGTGTTCACTACGCCCTCCGGACTGCAGTACATGGTGTTGCGGCAGGGCTCGGGCGTGCGGCCCAAGCCGAGCGACCGCGTCCGCGTGAACTACCACGGCACGCTGCTCGACGGCACGGTGTTCGACAGTTCCTACGATCGCGGGCAACCGGCCGAATTCGGCCTGAACCAGGTGATCGCCGGCTGGACCGAAGGCGTGACCCTGATGCCGACGGGGGCGAAATACCGCTTCTGGATCCCCGGCAACCTGGCTTATGGCGCGAAAGGCTCGCCGCCGAAGATCGGCCCGAACTCCACCCTGATTTTCGATGTCGAATTGATGGCCATCCTGCCCGCCGGGCATTGA
- a CDS encoding ABC transporter ATP-binding protein: MNAPSLYPEHERVVSARGLRKAYKNKLALDGTQFEIEAGKIVGLIGPNGAGKTTALKAMLGLIPFEGELKVLGRDPRTQRDELMNDVCFIADVAVLPRWIRVAQAIEFVAGVHPRFDRARCDRFLANTQLLPNMRVRELSKGMIVQLHLALVMAIDAKLLVLDEPTLGLDILYRKQFYQRLLEDYFDEQKTIIVTTHQVEEVEHILTDVMFIRDGKIVLQAPMEDVGARYVEVLVGADKAEAARTLKPIDERALPFGKTVLLYDGVPQAQLAQFGETRTPGLADLFVATMKGTYA; encoded by the coding sequence ATGAACGCCCCGTCCCTCTATCCGGAACACGAGCGCGTGGTCAGCGCCCGCGGCCTGCGCAAGGCCTACAAGAACAAGCTGGCGCTGGACGGCACCCAGTTCGAGATCGAAGCCGGCAAGATCGTCGGCCTGATCGGTCCGAACGGCGCCGGCAAGACCACCGCGCTGAAGGCGATGCTGGGCCTGATCCCCTTCGAAGGCGAACTGAAAGTGCTCGGCCGCGACCCGCGCACGCAGCGCGACGAACTGATGAACGACGTCTGCTTCATTGCCGACGTGGCGGTGCTGCCGCGCTGGATCCGCGTCGCCCAGGCGATCGAATTCGTCGCCGGCGTGCACCCGCGCTTCGACCGCGCCCGCTGCGATCGCTTCCTGGCCAACACCCAGCTCTTGCCGAACATGCGCGTGCGCGAGCTGTCCAAGGGCATGATCGTGCAGTTGCACCTGGCGCTGGTGATGGCCATCGACGCCAAGCTGCTGGTGCTGGACGAGCCGACCCTGGGCCTGGACATCCTGTACCGCAAGCAGTTCTACCAGCGCTTGCTGGAGGACTATTTCGACGAGCAGAAGACGATCATCGTCACCACCCACCAGGTGGAGGAAGTCGAGCATATCCTTACCGACGTGATGTTCATCCGCGACGGCAAGATCGTGCTGCAGGCGCCGATGGAAGACGTCGGCGCGCGCTACGTCGAAGTGCTGGTCGGCGCCGACAAGGCCGAGGCCGCGCGCACGCTCAAGCCGATCGACGAGCGCGCGCTGCCGTTCGGCAAGACCGTGCTGCTCTACGACGGCGTGCCGCAAGCGCAGCTTGCCCAATTCGGCGAAACCCGCACGCCGGGCCTGGCCGACCTGTTCGTCGCCACCATGAAGGGAACCTACGCATGA
- a CDS encoding FKBP-type peptidyl-prolyl cis-trans isomerase, whose product MTSRLRNSATALALASLTLFVAACNKPGDKDKADTAAKPADAAADAKADGKKAIPGLATEKEQVSYMVGMAMARQLQPMKEELDVDTMVKAIKTSLAGEKLLLDDKQAAEISEAFGQRMQAKQIADMLKKAKDNQEAGQKFLAENGKKPGVVTTASGLQYQVITEGKGAKPKASDVVRVNYKGTLLDGKTFDSTYDRNEPAMFQLQQVVPGWQEGIALMPVGSKYRFWIPSKLGYGEQGTPGGPIGPNATLVFEVELLDIVKPEQMPSRLPPGAPTK is encoded by the coding sequence ATGACGTCCCGCCTGCGTAACAGCGCCACCGCGCTAGCCTTGGCCTCGCTCACCCTGTTCGTTGCCGCTTGCAACAAGCCCGGCGACAAGGACAAGGCCGACACCGCCGCCAAGCCCGCCGACGCTGCTGCCGATGCCAAGGCCGACGGCAAGAAGGCCATCCCGGGCCTGGCCACCGAGAAGGAGCAGGTCAGCTACATGGTCGGCATGGCCATGGCGCGGCAGCTCCAGCCGATGAAGGAAGAACTGGACGTCGACACGATGGTGAAGGCCATCAAGACCTCGCTGGCCGGCGAGAAGCTGCTGCTGGACGACAAGCAAGCCGCCGAAATCAGCGAGGCCTTCGGCCAGCGCATGCAGGCCAAGCAGATCGCCGACATGCTGAAGAAGGCCAAGGACAACCAGGAAGCCGGGCAGAAGTTCCTGGCCGAGAACGGCAAGAAGCCGGGCGTGGTGACCACCGCTTCGGGCCTGCAGTACCAGGTGATCACCGAAGGCAAGGGCGCCAAGCCCAAGGCCAGCGATGTGGTCCGCGTCAATTACAAAGGCACGTTGCTGGACGGCAAGACTTTCGACAGCACCTACGACCGCAACGAGCCGGCCATGTTCCAGCTCCAGCAGGTCGTGCCGGGCTGGCAGGAAGGTATCGCGCTGATGCCGGTCGGCAGCAAGTACCGATTCTGGATCCCGAGCAAGCTGGGCTACGGCGAGCAGGGCACGCCGGGCGGCCCGATCGGGCCGAACGCGACGCTGGTGTTCGAAGTGGAGCTGCTGGACATCGTCAAGCCCGAGCAGATGCCGAGCCGGTTGCCGCCGGGCGCACCCACCAAGTAA
- a CDS encoding UDP-glucose dehydrogenase family protein has translation MRLTIFGTGYVGLVTGTCLAEVGHDVVCVDIDADKVAGLKRGVIPIYEPGLAPMVQANHAAGRLDFTTDAATAVAHGDVIFIAVGTPPDEDGSADLKYVLAVAQTIGKHLARNAVVVNKSTVPVGTADKVRAAIAQELKARGADVAFDVVSNPEFLKEGDAVKDCMRPDRIVIGASSPQAIEKMKRLYAPFNRNHERIVAMDVRSAELTKYAANAMLATKISFMNEIANIAEKVGADIEHVRQGIGSDPRIGWHFIYPGAGYGGSCFPKDVQALARTARQVGHEAALLQAVETVNDRQKGHLFELIARHYDGEVSGRTFAVWGLAFKPNTDDMREASSRRLLQQLWDAGAHVRAYDPEAAQEAGRIFGQRDGLVLCESASQALEGADALVVVTEWKQFRSPDFARLHASLRDRVIFDGRNLYEPDEVEAAGLAYWGIGRGRSIRVD, from the coding sequence ATGCGACTTACGATATTCGGGACCGGCTATGTCGGCCTGGTCACTGGAACATGCCTGGCCGAAGTAGGCCACGACGTGGTCTGCGTCGACATCGATGCAGACAAGGTGGCGGGCCTCAAGCGCGGCGTGATTCCGATCTACGAACCTGGGCTTGCGCCGATGGTGCAGGCCAACCACGCCGCAGGACGCCTGGATTTCACCACCGATGCGGCGACGGCCGTCGCCCACGGCGACGTGATCTTCATCGCGGTGGGAACGCCGCCGGACGAAGACGGCAGCGCCGACCTGAAGTACGTGCTGGCGGTGGCCCAGACCATCGGCAAGCACTTGGCGCGCAACGCGGTGGTCGTGAACAAGTCCACGGTGCCGGTAGGCACCGCCGACAAGGTGCGCGCCGCCATCGCGCAGGAGCTTAAAGCGCGCGGAGCCGATGTCGCTTTCGACGTGGTCTCCAATCCCGAATTCCTGAAGGAAGGCGATGCGGTCAAGGACTGCATGCGCCCGGACCGCATCGTGATTGGCGCCTCCAGCCCGCAGGCCATCGAGAAGATGAAACGGCTCTACGCGCCGTTCAACCGCAACCACGAACGCATCGTGGCGATGGACGTGCGCTCGGCCGAGCTGACCAAATACGCCGCCAACGCGATGCTGGCGACCAAGATCAGCTTCATGAACGAGATCGCCAACATCGCCGAGAAAGTCGGCGCGGACATCGAGCATGTGCGGCAGGGCATAGGCTCGGATCCGCGCATCGGTTGGCACTTCATCTACCCGGGCGCCGGCTACGGCGGCTCCTGCTTTCCGAAGGACGTGCAGGCGCTGGCGCGCACCGCGCGGCAAGTCGGCCACGAGGCCGCGCTGCTGCAGGCCGTGGAAACGGTCAACGACCGCCAAAAAGGCCACCTGTTCGAGCTGATCGCGCGCCATTACGACGGCGAAGTGAGCGGCCGCACGTTCGCGGTGTGGGGGCTCGCTTTCAAGCCCAACACCGACGACATGCGCGAGGCGTCCAGCCGGCGCCTGTTGCAGCAACTGTGGGATGCCGGCGCCCACGTCCGCGCCTACGACCCGGAGGCCGCGCAGGAAGCCGGGCGCATCTTCGGCCAGCGCGATGGATTGGTGTTGTGCGAATCCGCCTCCCAGGCGCTGGAAGGCGCCGATGCGCTGGTGGTCGTCACCGAATGGAAGCAGTTCCGCAGTCCCGATTTCGCGCGCTTGCACGCGAGCCTGCGCGACCGCGTGATCTTCGACGGCCGCAACCTGTACGAGCCCGACGAAGTCGAAGCCGCGGGCCTCGCTTACTGGGGCATCGGCCGCGGCCGTTCGATCCGCGTCGACTGA
- a CDS encoding DUF2058 domain-containing protein → MSDSLRDQLLGLGFKPAPKPDKPARPDKPKSADHAGRKPQPGKSHPGRPHGKPQHGRPAHGKPGHAGKPRSQEEIDLAKAYAIRAQKEKDERIEAERLRQEEARKRREAKAKLAELLKDKALNDPNAEIARHFDYGGKIKRVYVNAEQLKALNAGELGVVQLDGRYLLVASALLAEAEAIFAPSVALKVDPDATAEEDPYADPQYQVPDDLVW, encoded by the coding sequence ATGAGCGACTCCCTCCGCGACCAATTGCTCGGCCTGGGCTTCAAACCCGCGCCCAAGCCCGACAAGCCTGCGCGGCCCGACAAGCCGAAATCCGCGGACCATGCCGGGCGCAAGCCGCAGCCCGGCAAGTCCCACCCGGGCCGGCCGCACGGCAAGCCGCAACATGGCCGGCCTGCGCACGGCAAGCCCGGCCATGCGGGCAAGCCGCGCTCGCAGGAAGAGATCGACCTGGCCAAGGCCTATGCGATCCGCGCGCAAAAGGAAAAGGACGAGCGCATCGAAGCCGAACGCTTGCGGCAGGAAGAGGCGCGCAAGCGCCGCGAAGCCAAGGCCAAGCTGGCGGAATTGCTCAAGGACAAGGCGCTGAACGATCCGAATGCGGAGATCGCCCGCCATTTCGACTACGGCGGCAAGATCAAGCGCGTCTACGTCAATGCGGAGCAGCTGAAGGCGCTCAATGCCGGCGAGCTCGGCGTGGTGCAGCTCGATGGTCGTTATCTGCTGGTCGCCTCGGCGCTGTTGGCCGAGGCCGAAGCGATCTTCGCTCCGTCGGTAGCGCTGAAGGTCGATCCGGACGCGACGGCCGAAGAAGATCCCTATGCCGATCCGCAATACCAGGTGCCCGACGACCTGGTCTGGTGA
- a CDS encoding glutathione peroxidase, which yields MFALSAVLVSGLALAAGGLLDRSYRPLTGKTPVNLQQQYGGKVLLVVNTASKCGLAPQFEALEALNAKYQKQGFAVLGFPSGDFKNQEYGDEKQIQEFCTLTYGVKFPMFEKVHVKGDEATPLYQDLIKATGDTPEWNFHKYLISRDGRVVGSFASRTVPDDKALVAAIERELKASAPAAKP from the coding sequence ATATTTGCTCTATCAGCAGTATTGGTTTCCGGTTTGGCCCTGGCGGCGGGCGGGTTGCTGGACCGGTCGTATCGGCCATTGACCGGCAAAACCCCGGTCAATCTGCAGCAGCAGTACGGCGGAAAAGTGCTGCTGGTGGTGAACACGGCCAGCAAATGCGGCCTGGCGCCGCAGTTCGAGGCGCTGGAAGCGCTGAACGCCAAATACCAGAAGCAGGGCTTCGCGGTGCTCGGTTTCCCGTCAGGCGACTTCAAGAACCAGGAATACGGCGATGAGAAGCAGATCCAGGAATTCTGCACGCTGACCTATGGCGTCAAGTTCCCGATGTTCGAGAAAGTGCATGTCAAAGGCGATGAGGCCACACCGCTGTACCAGGATCTGATCAAGGCCACTGGCGACACGCCGGAGTGGAATTTCCACAAATACCTGATCTCCCGCGACGGCCGCGTGGTCGGCAGCTTCGCCAGCCGCACGGTGCCGGACGACAAGGCGCTGGTCGCCGCGATCGAGCGCGAATTGAAGGCGTCCGCACCGGCCGCCAAGCCCTGA
- a CDS encoding ABC transporter permease — MNAPAENMAATRTHAAAHPTHVFKMLLRREFWEHKGGFFWAPIVAGAIVTALTLLGTITGSILLNKAKHREEIDWFGVELNGKQGLEAAREAVGYGGDISLLMGIGIAMAVFVFVAFFYSLGSLYDERKDRSVLFWKSLPMSDTQVVLSKAAWALLLAPIVASAIGMAIGLALWLCAAVSLFANGIPVASAIFTESHPFRVLLHALSTIPVYALWALPSVGWLMLCSAWARSKPFLWAVLVPILAATVISWMGTLPGISIPHTDVWYVLVFRGLMSIVPGTWYFNENVGENGSSINDAEDLARAIDLTSSWQAFATVDLWIGAAIGAAMIYGAIRLRRWRDEG, encoded by the coding sequence ATGAACGCCCCCGCCGAAAACATGGCCGCGACGCGCACCCACGCAGCCGCGCACCCGACCCACGTCTTCAAGATGCTGCTGCGGCGCGAGTTCTGGGAGCACAAGGGCGGCTTCTTCTGGGCGCCGATCGTCGCCGGCGCCATCGTCACCGCGCTGACCTTGCTGGGCACCATCACCGGTTCGATCCTGTTGAACAAGGCCAAGCACCGGGAGGAGATCGACTGGTTCGGCGTCGAGCTCAACGGCAAGCAGGGCCTGGAGGCGGCGCGCGAAGCGGTCGGCTACGGCGGCGACATCAGCCTGCTGATGGGCATCGGCATCGCCATGGCGGTGTTCGTGTTCGTGGCCTTCTTCTACTCGCTGGGTTCGCTGTACGACGAGCGCAAGGACCGCAGCGTGCTGTTCTGGAAGTCGCTGCCGATGTCAGACACCCAGGTCGTGCTGTCCAAGGCCGCGTGGGCGCTGCTGCTGGCGCCGATCGTCGCCTCCGCCATCGGCATGGCCATCGGCCTGGCCCTGTGGCTATGCGCTGCGGTGAGCCTGTTCGCCAACGGCATACCGGTGGCCAGCGCGATCTTCACCGAGTCGCATCCGTTCCGCGTGCTGCTGCATGCGCTGTCGACCATTCCGGTCTACGCTTTGTGGGCCCTGCCGAGCGTCGGCTGGCTGATGCTGTGCTCGGCCTGGGCGCGCAGCAAACCGTTCCTGTGGGCGGTGCTGGTGCCGATCCTGGCCGCGACCGTGATCAGCTGGATGGGCACCCTGCCCGGCATCTCGATTCCGCACACCGACGTCTGGTACGTGCTGGTCTTCCGCGGCTTGATGAGCATCGTTCCCGGCACCTGGTATTTCAACGAAAACGTCGGCGAGAACGGCTCGAGCATCAACGACGCCGAAGACCTGGCCCGCGCGATCGACCTCACCAGCAGCTGGCAGGCCTTCGCCACGGTCGATCTCTGGATCGGCGCGGCGATAGGCGCTGCGATGATCTACGGTGCGATCCGGCTGCGCCGCTGGCGCGACGAGGGCTGA
- a CDS encoding acyltransferase family protein, whose amino-acid sequence MTLDEAARKRSDNYLPLRHLAALMVIYGHSYALSRHAPGEADAFAKLMPGFYAGNLAVYLFFAISGYLVTLSLLRNPGLWRYVRNRFLRVYPAYLACLLVCVFAIGLAFTTLPPAEYLRAEETWRYLSRNLQPVTLAWTLPGVFENNPYPKVVNGTLWSLSLEVRWYFYLGLLAALTIVRRRWAFTLVALAVVGYGGWEWLSGKPDVNEYRALSQTYLIAALCAHWRDRIPASHWLMAAFALIAFATHGTGAFGPAAVIAAIYFTFWAAYRLPTLRWPGGHDYSYGLFLYGFPVQQSLVALFPSLTPLQLLPSSACCALLLAMLSWHLVERPALHRYKPSAAAPPLPAV is encoded by the coding sequence GTGACCCTCGACGAAGCCGCAAGAAAACGCAGCGACAACTACCTGCCGCTGCGCCACTTGGCGGCGCTGATGGTGATCTACGGCCATAGCTACGCGCTGAGCCGACATGCGCCCGGCGAAGCGGACGCATTCGCGAAGCTGATGCCGGGGTTCTATGCCGGAAACCTCGCGGTCTACCTGTTCTTCGCGATCAGCGGTTATCTGGTCACGTTGAGCCTGCTGCGCAATCCCGGATTGTGGCGCTATGTGCGCAACCGTTTCCTGCGGGTGTATCCGGCCTATCTCGCCTGCCTGCTGGTCTGCGTGTTCGCGATCGGCCTGGCATTCACCACGCTGCCCCCCGCCGAGTATCTGCGGGCGGAGGAGACCTGGCGGTATCTGAGCCGCAATCTGCAACCGGTCACGCTGGCATGGACGCTGCCGGGCGTGTTCGAGAACAATCCTTACCCCAAGGTGGTCAACGGCACGCTGTGGTCGCTGAGCCTGGAAGTGCGCTGGTACTTTTATCTGGGCCTGTTGGCGGCGTTGACGATCGTCAGGCGGCGCTGGGCTTTCACTCTGGTCGCGCTCGCGGTGGTGGGCTATGGCGGCTGGGAATGGTTGAGCGGCAAACCGGACGTCAACGAGTACCGAGCTTTGTCGCAGACCTATCTGATCGCGGCTTTATGCGCGCATTGGCGCGACCGGATCCCGGCTTCGCATTGGCTGATGGCGGCGTTCGCGCTGATCGCATTCGCCACGCACGGCACCGGCGCATTCGGTCCCGCTGCTGTGATCGCGGCGATCTACTTCACCTTCTGGGCGGCCTATCGGCTGCCGACGCTGCGTTGGCCGGGCGGCCACGATTATTCGTACGGATTATTCCTGTACGGGTTTCCGGTGCAGCAATCGCTGGTCGCACTGTTCCCGTCGCTGACCCCGCTGCAGCTGCTGCCGAGTTCGGCGTGCTGCGCTTTGCTGCTGGCGATGCTGTCGTGGCATCTGGTGGAGCGGCCCGCGCTGCATCGCTACAAACCTTCCGCGGCGGCTCCGCCGTTGCCTGCCGTCTAG
- a CDS encoding SlyX family protein: protein MGNDDLQRRLVELETRLAFQEQALAELSDALAASRLETARNAELLRRALEEMKQARGEFFADPAEEPPPPHY from the coding sequence ATGGGCAACGACGACCTGCAGCGGCGGCTGGTGGAACTGGAAACGCGGCTCGCTTTCCAGGAACAAGCCTTGGCCGAACTGAGCGACGCGCTGGCCGCATCGCGCCTGGAAACCGCGCGCAACGCCGAGCTGCTGCGTCGCGCGCTGGAGGAAATGAAGCAGGCGCGCGGCGAATTCTTCGCCGACCCCGCCGAAGAGCCGCCGCCGCCGCACTACTGA
- the metH gene encoding methionine synthase → MSTSPRYTRLSGLEPLVITPELLFVNVGERTNVTGSAQFRKLIKEDRYEEAVEVARQQVANGAQILDVNMDEGLIDSEKAMARYLTLIASEPDIARIPVMVDSSKWSVIEAGLKCLQGKGVVNSISLKEGEEAFIEHARKVLRYGAATVVMAFDEQGQADTCERKVEICTRAYKILTEQVGFPPEDIIFDPNIFAVATGMEEHNNYAVDFIEATRIIRQTLPHCHISGGVSNVSFSFRGNETVRQAIHSVFLYHAIKAGMDMGIVNAGAMPIYDDLDPELREHVEDVILNRRPDATERLLEVAERYKGKKGETKAEELAWRGKGVRERLSHALVHGIDQYVETDTEEARQLSERPLDVIEGPLMDGMNVVGDLFGAGKMFLPQVVKSARVMKKAVAYLLPFIEAEKLRTGDVGKSNGKIVMATVKGDVHDIGKNIVGVVLACNNFDVVDLGVMVPTQVILDRAKAENADLIGLSGLITPSLEEMSHVAREMQRQGFEMPLLIGGATTSRAHTALKIDPHYKSPTVWVKDASRAVGVAQSLISKDLRANFVAANDADYAEIRERHRNRGDAKRLVSLEKARGQKFDGGWEQYTPPAPNKPGITVFNDYPLPELIELIDWTPFFQAWELAGKYPAILTDDVVGKQASELFRDARAMLDRIVAEKWLTAKAVFGLWPANSVGDDVEVACVGAEPSSAKTTTLHFLRQQVDKPVERPDFCLADFIAPKSSGKPDWIGAFAVTAGIGIEPHVARFEADHDDYNAILLKALADRLAEALAERLHQRVRKEFWGYDADESLDNEALIAERYRGIRPAPGYPACPEHSEKGALFAMLDAGGNAGMTLTESFAMLPTAAVSGYYFSHPQSQYFVVGRVSKEQAADYARRKGASLAQVERWLASNLDYDPE, encoded by the coding sequence ATGAGTACTTCCCCCCGTTACACGCGGCTTTCCGGCCTCGAACCGCTGGTCATCACGCCCGAACTGCTGTTCGTCAACGTCGGCGAGCGCACCAACGTCACCGGCAGCGCGCAATTCCGCAAGCTGATCAAGGAAGATCGCTACGAAGAGGCCGTGGAGGTCGCGCGACAGCAGGTCGCCAACGGCGCGCAGATCCTCGACGTCAACATGGACGAGGGCCTGATCGATTCCGAGAAAGCGATGGCGCGTTACCTCACCCTGATAGCGTCGGAGCCGGACATCGCCCGCATACCGGTGATGGTGGATTCGTCCAAGTGGAGCGTGATCGAGGCCGGCCTGAAATGCCTGCAGGGCAAGGGCGTGGTCAATTCCATATCGCTGAAGGAAGGCGAAGAAGCGTTCATCGAACACGCCCGCAAGGTGTTGCGCTACGGCGCCGCGACCGTGGTAATGGCCTTCGACGAACAGGGCCAGGCCGATACCTGCGAGCGCAAGGTCGAAATCTGCACCCGCGCCTACAAGATCCTCACCGAACAGGTCGGCTTCCCGCCCGAAGACATCATCTTCGATCCGAACATCTTCGCCGTCGCCACCGGCATGGAGGAACACAACAACTACGCGGTCGATTTCATCGAGGCCACGCGCATCATCCGGCAGACGCTGCCGCACTGCCATATCTCCGGCGGCGTTTCCAACGTGTCGTTCTCGTTCCGCGGCAACGAGACCGTGCGCCAGGCGATCCACTCGGTGTTCCTGTACCACGCGATCAAGGCCGGCATGGACATGGGGATCGTCAACGCCGGTGCCATGCCGATCTACGACGACCTGGACCCGGAACTGCGCGAGCACGTCGAGGACGTGATCCTCAACCGTCGCCCCGACGCCACCGAGCGCCTGCTGGAGGTCGCAGAGCGCTACAAAGGCAAGAAGGGCGAAACCAAGGCCGAGGAACTGGCCTGGCGCGGGAAAGGCGTGCGCGAGCGGCTGAGCCACGCGCTGGTGCACGGCATCGATCAGTACGTCGAGACCGACACCGAGGAAGCGCGCCAGCTGAGCGAGCGCCCGCTGGACGTGATCGAAGGCCCGCTGATGGACGGCATGAACGTGGTCGGCGACCTGTTCGGCGCCGGCAAGATGTTCCTGCCGCAGGTGGTCAAGTCGGCGCGGGTGATGAAGAAAGCGGTGGCCTATCTGCTGCCCTTCATCGAAGCGGAGAAGCTGCGCACCGGCGACGTCGGCAAGTCCAACGGCAAGATCGTCATGGCCACGGTGAAGGGCGACGTGCACGACATCGGCAAGAACATCGTCGGCGTGGTGCTGGCCTGCAACAACTTCGATGTGGTCGACCTGGGCGTGATGGTGCCGACCCAGGTGATCCTGGACCGCGCCAAGGCCGAGAACGCTGACCTGATCGGCCTGTCCGGCCTGATCACGCCGTCGTTGGAGGAGATGAGCCACGTCGCCCGCGAAATGCAGCGCCAGGGCTTCGAGATGCCGCTGCTGATCGGCGGCGCGACCACGTCGCGCGCGCACACGGCGCTGAAGATCGATCCGCACTACAAATCGCCGACGGTTTGGGTGAAGGACGCCTCGCGCGCGGTCGGCGTGGCGCAGTCGCTGATCTCCAAGGACCTGCGCGCCAACTTCGTCGCCGCCAACGATGCCGATTACGCCGAAATCCGCGAGCGCCACCGCAATCGCGGCGACGCCAAGCGGCTGGTGTCGCTGGAAAAGGCCCGCGGACAGAAATTCGACGGCGGCTGGGAGCAGTACACGCCGCCGGCGCCGAACAAGCCTGGCATCACCGTCTTCAACGACTACCCGCTGCCGGAACTGATCGAACTGATCGACTGGACGCCGTTCTTCCAGGCCTGGGAACTGGCCGGCAAGTATCCGGCGATCCTGACCGACGACGTGGTCGGCAAGCAGGCGAGCGAACTGTTTCGCGATGCGCGGGCCATGCTCGACAGGATAGTCGCCGAGAAATGGCTGACCGCGAAGGCCGTGTTCGGGCTGTGGCCGGCGAACAGCGTGGGCGACGATGTGGAAGTCGCCTGTGTGGGGGCCGAACCCTCCTCCGCAAAAACAACGACGCTGCATTTTCTGCGGCAGCAGGTGGACAAGCCGGTCGAGCGGCCCGATTTCTGCCTGGCCGACTTCATAGCGCCGAAAAGTTCCGGTAAGCCGGACTGGATCGGCGCCTTCGCCGTTACCGCCGGCATCGGCATCGAACCGCACGTCGCGCGCTTCGAGGCCGATCACGACGATTACAACGCGATACTCCTCAAGGCCCTCGCAGATCGCCTGGCCGAAGCGTTGGCCGAACGCCTGCACCAGCGCGTGCGCAAGGAATTCTGGGGCTACGACGCCGACGAATCGCTCGACAACGAAGCGCTGATCGCCGAACGGTATCGCGGCATCCGCCCTGCTCCGGGCTATCCCGCCTGCCCCGAGCACAGCGAGAAAGGCGCGCTGTTCGCGATGCTCGATGCCGGCGGCAACGCCGGCATGACCCTGACCGAAAGCTTCGCGATGCTGCCCACCGCGGCCGTGTCGGGCTACTACTTCAGCCATCCGCAGAGCCAATACTTCGTCGTCGGCCGCGTATCGAAGGAGCAAGCCGCCGATTACGCGCGGCGCAAGGGCGCGAGCCTGGCCCAGGTCGAGCGTTGGCTGGCCTCCAACCTGGATTACGATCCGGAATAG
- a CDS encoding GntR family transcriptional regulator has translation MTAIQWSEGAPIYRQLKERVVAMLLDGLLKPGDPLPSVRQVAAEYQLNPITVSRAYQELADESLVEKRRGLGMYVIEGASEKLLASERERFLREEWPLVLERIQRLGLSPDELLKKGGAR, from the coding sequence ATGACCGCAATCCAATGGAGCGAAGGCGCTCCCATCTATCGCCAGCTGAAGGAGCGCGTCGTGGCCATGCTGCTCGACGGCCTGCTCAAGCCCGGCGATCCGCTGCCCTCGGTGCGCCAGGTCGCCGCCGAATACCAGCTGAACCCGATTACCGTCTCGCGCGCCTACCAAGAGCTCGCGGACGAATCTCTAGTCGAAAAACGTAGGGGATTGGGCATGTACGTCATCGAGGGTGCGTCGGAAAAACTGCTCGCCAGCGAGCGCGAGCGCTTCCTGCGCGAGGAATGGCCGCTGGTGCTCGAACGCATCCAGCGCCTGGGGCTTTCGCCGGACGAGTTGCTGAAGAAGGGAGGCGCGCGATGA